In Polyodon spathula isolate WHYD16114869_AA chromosome 23, ASM1765450v1, whole genome shotgun sequence, the DNA window TTATGCAGCAGATTTCATTCGTTTTTATGAAGCAAACTAAGtcgttctatagggtgatgcaaaacttttggccatagctgtagtcttTGTGCAGTGTATGACtgaatgaaagatagcaatgcacTCATTGACCTGTTAAGATGTCAATGTATCtgtgtagaatatttcattttcttaaaataaatggcTTCTATAAATGTCCTTCTACAATTACATACTTCTATTCgctctttaaaaaatgcattatgatATTTCAAATTGTAAATATCGTAACCTTTACTGTAAATTCCTAAGTAAATACAGGACATGCAGTAATTGTCATGTGTGCCCCCTGTATTTCTGAAGAGTAAGTAGGTTTTAATATCTCGCTCAGCAACAAAGGTGGTTttataatgaaaaactgaaaagtgTCAAATGAAAGTAAAACATCTCTCTGGAGAACAAACTGTGCTGAcccaaattaaaccaaaacaaataataaaaaaaaaaaaagtaatggctGAATTGTAATCAGCACAAGAGTTCTGAAAGCAACAAAACTGTGAAACCAGCTACCTTCCTATTGGAAAGTGACCCAAGCCTGTTTGGTAGAGAGTTACATCCCTTCGGAGTCGTTTTCTGCCCTCTCCACAACACTGGGGCTACTGTGTTCAGCTGTGGCAGGCCTTTTCATTCACTTCAGTGGGAAACTCAACACTGCAGCTTGCAGTTCCAGAGACGGAAGGAGTTTTAAGAACAGCCGTGTCATTCTACAGTGAACCAGGCATTCGTCGCACCTCTGATCAGCCCTCTGTCTCGAGGGTGAAGCGGCTGCTGAGGCCCAGAGATCACAAAGTCAGGCTGTAAAAAGCAGCAGTGTGATTGGACGTCGTTTTTTTTTCGCACGGCGGAGAATACAACTTGGAAAGCAACCAAAATACTTCATAGAAGGACGTACGTTTCTCCTGATCGTAACTTTGTGAGTCCTCCTTAGCCACAGTAACTCAGTTATTACAGGCTTGGGGCAGGAGCCTCATCtctgtttttatgtgtttttttacatGCACATGCAGAACAGTGAAGGAGTTAAGAACATTTCCTTCAAAAAGCCCCACAGCTCAATTGCAGGAGCTGAAGTTCTGGAGCACAACAGAGTACATTGTGCATGTGATCAGTGCttaaacagtttgaaaagaaaacagtgatTTTGATGTTAAAAATACAGTGTCTTTCAAAGTATTTACCTTCATACTTTGATGCAGTATTAGGGACCTCtaaacataatgtatttttatttttaatttgatacCTTTTTGCTGTGTGATAATATAGAATGGCTCTTAGAGTAAAGGCTAGCATTCAGCGGATATGAAATGGTGACATTACACTACCCTTTGAATCATGTTTTTAGTTTAATATGGATACCTGGAGGCTCATCCAGTAAATGATGGTCTACATTTTATCCAGCATTAAAATATCGATTCATTTAATTCCAACAAGTATAAATACATAGACACTGAATTCCGAAGTTTACATcttctaaaatatataaatatatattgtattaacaATGTTCTAGAATATTGATATTGACGGTGTTTCCACATAACAGCGTGGCAATGGTTATCTTTCTCACTGACATACAATGGATATGCGTGTCATAGCAATTCAACCACAGATCTGTATCGACTCCCACGTTTGTACCCGAGGATGCCCTGTGGATAGAAATGGATGGGCTGCTGGCCATTTCAAACCACATCAGACTTCTGGAGCCTTTAGAAGCCAGTGGTTTAGATTCGATTAGAGGATGGATCCAACAATTACACGGGTGCTATTACAAACGTGGGTAAGAAGTTGttacatttgtggtttattaTTACATTGCAGACTGCAGTGCCTGACCACCTCCCAGCATCACAGATCTGTCAACTCCACTGCAGGACAATCATCTGTGCTTAAACAGCAACGCATGCATGGAGTGCTTTATATGAAGACTGATAAAGTCAGTCTAAACTAAAAATTGTCATTTTGATTCAGTAATACTGATACACATAATAGCCAGGGTTTATATCATTTGAAGTACCTGGGACTCCTACAATAATACTATGCATTTCAGAAGGGTGTCTGAAAGCTACAATGCAAACAACATATTCCAGTTACATTTCATGATTGGCCAAGGAAGTGCATTTGCTAcgcctttcttttcttttttagaaatgCCCTCAACTTAGGAAGCGTTCTGGTTTCCTGTAAGCATGGACGACTCAAAGAAGGCTGTCCCTTCACCAGACAATTTGCATTTCAATGCCCTGACGAAGAAGACAACTAGGCAAACTATTCTTCACACAAATCCATCCAGTCAGTAACCATACAGCACAACAAGAAGTATTGCTACCTACACCCACACGACTCCACCACCATGTCATCATATTGCTTGTACACCACATTGTTTGCGGAGTCTATGTACAGAATACTGATGGGACTCAGTCTGGTGGGGACACAGCAGGTGGGAGGGGTGGAGTCAGGGTCCATAGAGTTCATTAGAGTTTGAATGATGGCATGGTTTGTAGGTTCTAAGTGTGATCGGAGTGGGAAATCGCAAACCCCCTCGCAGTGATGAGCTTCATACTCTAGTGGGGCAATGATCCAGTCATCCCAGCCCATGTCCTTAAAGTTCACGTGAAGGGGCTTCTTGTTGCACCTGGGCTTGGGGATCTTCATCTGCCTTTTCACCTggcgagaggagagaggggctCTTCTCTTCCTTCTCTGGTTAAATAAGTACTCATACACAGTTTTGTCGTCCTGGCCGGACCTGGCCTTGATCTCATTGAAGAACAGGTCTCGTTTCTTGGTCCTACCAAAGACCAGAAAGAAGGCCTTCTCCTTGGCCGGGCGGCCGATCCTGTTGAATCCCAGGACCCTGAGGTTCTCTGGCCTCCCCCTTTCCGAAGCCTCCAGCTCGAAGCACAGCTGCACCGAGTTCTTGAAGTTCTTGAAAAGCTTCCAGATGTCAAACACTTCCCACTGGGGCGCTTCGAGAACGTCAATCACGCGGGAGTCGAGGAGCACCGAGGCCTGGCTGCTGGTCTGACAGGAGGATAACCGGAGGGTGTAAAGGCTCCCGGCGGAATGAGCTTTCCTGGGATCCGACAGCCTCTTCCGAAGGATACGCAGCTCAGCTCCAAGCAAGCCGTCCTTCTCCAGAGCGCTGATGTCAAACAAGTACTTTTGCTTTCTGATAGGAGGCCCGTGCTCATCTGTgacagagaaaataaatacaagaaaacgTAAGACTGTGTATCAAGCAATAGGTACGCTGTTTATTGTTTAGAAATGCTTAAAAAACGTTTTCGTTTTCGACTTGTTTACACTGCGTGTTCGtcgtgtgtttgtatttgttgggTCGTGTTAGGTGCCCCATATTGTAGTGGTGTCCTTTGATTAGATGATAATTATAATTTTATCTGAAAGAAAATATTAGCAACAAATAAACATTCACTGACCCCCACCccatttgaatttaaataaaagaatTCTGACCGATTTATTAgtaattgaattttattttaaattaaaaaaaaccctacaaattaattaaaattaattaataatacactGAGCCAGACAGAACCTTGTAATAATACACTGAGCCAGGCAGAACCATGTAATAATACACTGAGCCTGACAGAACCATGTAATAATACACTGAGCCAGGCAGAACCATGTAATAATACACTGAGCTGGACAGAACCatgtaataaaacactgagccAGGCAGAACCATGTAATAATACACTGAGCCAGGCAGAACCATGTAATAATACACTGAGCCAGACAGAACCATGTAATAATACACTGAGCCAGGCAGAACCATGTAATAATACACTGAGCCAGACAGAACCATGTAATAATACACTGAGCCAGGCAGAACCATGTAATAATACACTGAGCCAGACAGAACCATGTAATAATACACTGAGCCAGACAGAACCATGTAATAAGACACTGAGCCTGACAGAACCATGTAATAATACACTGAGCCTGACAGAACCATGTAATAAGACACTGAGCCTGACAGAACCATGTAATAATACACTGAGCCAGACAGAACCATGTAATAATACACTGAGCCTGACAGAACCATGTGATAATACACTGAGCCAGGCAGAACCATGTAATAATACACTGAGACGGACAGAACCATGTAATAATACACTGAGCCAGACAGAACCATGTAATAATACACTGAGCTGGACAGAACCatgtaataaaacactgagccAGACAGAACCATGTAAGAATAcatttcagatgtttatttaatttgaaagctCTGTCACTAAATGATAGCACCCCCAGGCAGCTGAATGATACTGAACATTGGGTGCTGTGTGTGACTCTGGAACTGGGCAGCAATGAGACAGGCTGTGTGTGACTCTGGAACTGGGCAGCAGTGAGACAGGTTGTGTGTGACTCTGGAACTGGGCAGCAATGAGACAGGTTGTGTGTGACTCTGGAACTGGGCAGCAATGAGACAGGTTGTGTGTGACTCTGGAACTGGGCAGCAATGAGACAGGTTGTGTGTGACTCTGGAACTGGGCAGCAATGAGACAGGCTGTGTATCACCTTCTCTATTCTGGCCCCTGTACCCAACCTGTCATTCCAGATGAAGACGTATTAGTTAGAGTGGAGTATTCCTGCTGCACTCGCGTTAAAGAGGGCATGTGGAGCAAATGAATCGACACCTATGGACCTCCAGCCAGAGCCAGCAATCTTAGAGCAGAGCTATACGCTTGGCAGGAGAAAATAACTGCAATAAAATGACAAGAATACAAACACTGGCCAGCTGCAAAAGAATCTGCGAGCTCTGAACTCTCCTAGCATGTGTGATTAGAAACAATAGGAAATCTTGGAACGAGCGTTAGAACATCAGTATCCTCATTGATGCATTTGCAGGCCATTGTACAATCTAGCTAATCCATGTTTCATCTCTTTTGTGGTCATTATAGACCCTGTTTGCTAAAATCATAATATTCAGAGTTTCAAAGCATACATGTAGGTCAGTGGACTGATAGATAAAGTGTGGATCCTAAAATTAAATagtgtacaatacaatacatttctagCAGGCTTGAATGTTCCAGCTGAGTTAAGAacttaagaatataagaaagttaaccaatgagaggaggccattcagcccatcttgtttgtttggttgttagtatcttattgatccca includes these proteins:
- the LOC121297779 gene encoding growth/differentiation factor 5-like, with translation MKVLKRLPLLLGCWTLLYLGLAPVVVSHTGTAHSSPDGRQEASKSARKEGTLQSRARGPETPMIGGHVMGSRTPSNGSRITQIRTGAPLIRGETNKAAARVLSSTAGHGVIGTGHAGVAMDLGRKEAARSWVPGAAARTGSASVRTANPHVGTQEARIPSLGSRVGEAAKTETEASRSGGHKTVSRKAAAPLAQRKSKATTGQANKDFSKHPLVTPHDYMLSLYRTLSAAETTGLNSSVQHEAGLANTITSFVDKGQDEHGPPIRKQKYLFDISALEKDGLLGAELRILRKRLSDPRKAHSAGSLYTLRLSSCQTSSQASVLLDSRVIDVLEAPQWEVFDIWKLFKNFKNSVQLCFELEASERGRPENLRVLGFNRIGRPAKEKAFFLVFGRTKKRDLFFNEIKARSGQDDKTVYEYLFNQRRKRRAPLSSRQVKRQMKIPKPRCNKKPLHVNFKDMGWDDWIIAPLEYEAHHCEGVCDFPLRSHLEPTNHAIIQTLMNSMDPDSTPPTCCVPTRLSPISILYIDSANNVVYKQYDDMVVESCGCR